In Candidatus Korarchaeota archaeon NZ13-K, the DNA window AGGTAGTTGAGGAAGTACTCGGGGTTCAGCTGCTCCCCGGTCGCCCTCCTCAGGAGCTCATCGGGGTGGTAGGTCGATCCGTACCTGTGTACCTTCTCCCTCAGGACGCTCATGATCTCACCGTACCTCCCCTCCTCGACCGCTCCCCTGAGGTTCAGCCTGTAGTAGAGCTGCGATGCTATCATGCTGCCTATAGCGTACGTGGGGAAGTATCCTATGGTCGCGTGGGCCCAGTGGATGTCTTGTAGCACCCCGAGGCTGTCGTTGGGTGGTCTAATCCCTATGAGCTCCTCCATCCTATCATTCCAGATCTCCGGGAGCTCCCTCACGCTCACGCTTCCCTCCACCAACCCCCTCTCGAGATCGAACCTGAGGCTTATGTGGAGGGGGTACTGAACCTCGTCCGCCTCCACCCTTATCAGCTCCGGCCTCACCATCGTCAGGTACTCGTATATGTCCTCCTCGTCGTATCCCCTCAGCTCCGGTATGGCCATGACCATGGCTTCGTGGAACCTCCTCACGAACGTCCTGGACCTGCCGACCACGTTCTCCCAGAACCTGGATTGAGACTCGTGAAAGCCGAGGGAGGCTCCTCTCTGCAGTGGGGTTGCCCTAAGCTCCTCGTCTATGTTCATCTCATAGCTCGCATGACCGAACTCGTGCACCGCGGCCATTAGAGGCCTCTTGAAATCTCTCCCCTCGTACCTGACGGTTATCCTGACATCGTGGAGGCCCATGTTGACGGTGAAGGGATGCGGAGATGTGTCCACCCTCGCCCTGGAGCGATCGAATCCCAGCTCGGTCAGGACGTGATCCACAAGTCTGCGGACGAAGAGCTCATCGTATTCGATCTCCTCTATCGGGTGCCTCTCCGGATACCTCTCCCTAAGCCTCTTGAAGAGGTCGGATATCTCATTGACGACCGCTAGCATCCTCTCGCACTTCCTGAGGTTCAGCCCCTCCTCGTATATGTCCAGTAGGGCGTCGTAAGGATGGTCCTCGTAGCCAAGGTACTCAGCCTTCCTCCGCTGCAGGTCCACTATCCTCTCCAGGGTTGGCATGAATATGGAGAAGTCCGACTTCGCCCTCGCCTCCCTCCAGTCTTGGAAGGCCCTGGTCACGGTCCTCTCCTCCTCCTCTATGAACTCCCTCGGCAGCCTCGTGTAGTACTTTATCCTCCTCTTCAGCACCCTTATCACACCCTCCTCGAACTCGTTCTGAGGTTTTGCACCCTCGACGAGTCCTATGAACTCGGGGTGCGTGTAGATCCTCTGTATCTGGGTCTCAAGGATCCCCCTCACCTCACCCCTCTCCGCGGACGCCGCGGGGGGCATGTAGGTCTCCATGTCCCAACCAAGGAGCGAGAGAGCATACTCAATAGACCAGATGTCCCTGTACCTAGCTAGTAGCTCCTTTATCTCCGGGGACGTGAAACGCGCGCACATAAAACTTCGGGACCGGTCGAAGCTAAAAAGTTGAGGGGATCAATCGCCGAACTCCAGCCTGATGGCCCCCTCCCTCTGGAGCCTGACCATCTCCCCGACCAGATCGGGGAGCGGTACGGAGGTGGCCCTCGAGAGCTCCACCAGATCGAGCCTCAGTGCCTCGCGCCCCTCGAATGCGCTGGCTAACTCAGGTATCCTCGTCCTAGCCAGAGCGGAGGCGTTCAGAACCCTCACCCTCAGCCTGAGTCTGGCCTTAGGCGCGCCCGCCTGATTGATCAGGTAGTTC includes these proteins:
- a CDS encoding carboxypeptidase M32, producing MCARFTSPEIKELLARYRDIWSIEYALSLLGWDMETYMPPAASAERGEVRGILETQIQRIYTHPEFIGLVEGAKPQNEFEEGVIRVLKRRIKYYTRLPREFIEEEERTVTRAFQDWREARAKSDFSIFMPTLERIVDLQRRKAEYLGYEDHPYDALLDIYEEGLNLRKCERMLAVVNEISDLFKRLRERYPERHPIEEIEYDELFVRRLVDHVLTELGFDRSRARVDTSPHPFTVNMGLHDVRITVRYEGRDFKRPLMAAVHEFGHASYEMNIDEELRATPLQRGASLGFHESQSRFWENVVGRSRTFVRRFHEAMVMAIPELRGYDEEDIYEYLTMVRPELIRVEADEVQYPLHISLRFDLERGLVEGSVSVRELPEIWNDRMEELIGIRPPNDSLGVLQDIHWAHATIGYFPTYAIGSMIASQLYYRLNLRGAVEEGRYGEIMSVLREKVHRYGSTYHPDELLRRATGEQLNPEYFLNYLREKYFG